Sequence from the Meles meles chromosome 10, mMelMel3.1 paternal haplotype, whole genome shotgun sequence genome:
ACTGAGAAGACAGCATAGAGCAGGAACTCATGCTTTATGGGACTCTCATTGCTCTTCTGTCTTGAACAAATGGAAAGGTTCAGCTCAGTCTTGgggtgtctggttttttttttttttttggcaactgACAAAATCTTGGGCTTTCTTTTTTACACAGGACATCAGGAAGCATATAGTCTCAATACAAATAGTAGTGTAATTAGTGTAATTGCCAGATTATGACTTTCATTGTGATAAATTTAAACatcaatcaaaataaaatatttaagaaccaTCATCTTATTTGAATGGTTTCTCTAGAAATTGGGAGAAGAAAATGTGGTCAGAGGTAAGAAGAGTTTCGAGACTTAAAactgctttggggcgcctgggtggctcagtgggttaaagcctctgccttcggctcaggtcatgatctcagggtccatcggggctctctcagcagggagcctgcttccgcctctctctctgcctgcctctctgcctacttatgatctctgtcaaataaataaattcttaaaaaaaaaataaataaaactctgctttaggggtgcctgggtggctcagtcggttgagtgtcagactcttggtttcagctcaggtcatgatctcaggattctgggatcgggccccatatCAGACTGCCTGAGagtctttctccccctctgccccctctgctcctctcctgcttgtgctcatgctctctcaaataaataaatattaagacaaaaccaaaccaagccTCTGCTTTGCTCACGTATCCTGACCCCTTGGTCACCTCTACAGGTGATTCAATAAACAGAACACAAGAGCACAGATGTGGTGTCCTGAAGGTGCATTTCTTCCTGAAGCTGCCTCTCTCTACCACTTGTTTCTCAGccttttttattgtgtttcctttcttgttttctgagggtttttttttttaagattttatttattcatttgacagacagagatcacaagtaggcagagagagagaggaggaagcaggctccctgctgagcagagaagcccgatgcggggctcaatcccaggaccctgagatcatgacctgagcggaaggcagaggctttaacccactgagccacccaggcgcccctctgagtCTTTTTTTATTACAGAAGCAATGCATGCTTCAGATAGTTATTAGCGCTGTCCAGCAAATATTTCTGGTTCCCCTGTGGGGCAtgtgtggcatcacaattccctACTCCCTTAAAGTTAGCTGTGGCCACGTGGCTCATTTTAGCCAGTAAAATGGGAAGTGATCTGTCTGGGTGGGAACTTCAAGAATCCATGTgcaatttacatttctttctttccttctctctgccgcAACATACAACACCCCAAATGCAGGCTGCTCTGTAAGCCCGGGCCCCCAAGTGAGGGTGACATGGGGCAAGCCCCCAGCCCACCCTCAATGGACATTGAGCCTGAGGGAGAAATAAACCTTTGCGTCAGCCCTCCAGGAACTGGAGCTTTAATAAGAAATAaacctttggggtgcctgggtggctcagtgggttgggtctctgccttgggttcaggtcatgatctcagggtcctgggaaagagccccgcatcaggcgctctgctcagcaggaagcctgcttcctcctctctctctctgcctgcctctctgcctacttgtgctctctgtcaaataaataaataaaaatcttaaaaaaaaaaaaaagaaataaacctttgttgttttaagccactgaaattttgGGATTGTTACTGTAGCATAAATAGCttcaaaaggggcacctgggtggcttggtcagttaagcatctgccttcagctcaggtcacgatctcagggtcctggaatcgagccccacatcgggctccctgttcagcggggagtctgcttctccctctccctctgctgccccccatgcttgtgctctcaagCACAAGGGGCAAGCCGGCAAGGCCTGCTATCAGAGTACTACATTTTAGGAGGGAAGAGAACCATTAATCAACCAGCCACTTAACTATAACAGTATGGAGACATACGGAGCCCTGCAGAGTGCATAGGGCATGTGACCTGCTTTGGCCCTGGGTCAGGGAGACTTCTCTTGGAAGATGCGAAGCTGGGATCTAAAAGGGGGGCCAGGAGTTagccaggggaaagggagagttGTGTCTCACACAGAGGGAACAATATGAGCAAAATGTCTGaggcataaaggagctggagtgGCGGGAATGCCAAGAGGGTGAAAAcgtgctgggaggtggggaggatgCAGCCACCTGTCCAATCAGCACTTGGGGACCTTAGCGCGAAACCTCCTCGCATCCCAAGAGCAGTGGGTCACCATGGGAATGTTTGAAGCAGAAGGGTCACATGATCATACCATACCGTATTTTTAGAGTGTAACTGCCAATATAGGATTATCAACGTAAGGAAGGTCAAGTGAGGAGAAAATCAGTCCCAAGTTAGCTTTAACCCGCAGGACAAAACACGATGCAGCCCCCAAATCCAACAGCAGGTGGCGCTGTGTGTATGGCTGCCAGCCACCGGGAGCATCGGGCCAACTCGGTGAACCCGCTTCAAGCTGGGGCATCTCTGGGTTCTCACAGAAACGCAGCGACACAGGATACATCCTTCCACCACCAGGGGGTAGATAAGGAAGGCACTGTGGGGCCAGGGGCAGATCTGCATTCTGACAGGAGGTTTGGGTTTGTGTACCAGCAGCCAAAGCTTCCGTGTTCACGCTCCTCCCCTATTTTATAGAGAAGCCCCACACAGGAGGACCCCTCATCCAACAAACCGTGGTCCTGGTTCCCATTCTCTCACCCTCCCCGACATCCGTGCAGCATGTGGCCCCACAGACCCCCCTTTCTCGAGATTTCTTCTCGCCCTCCTCCTCTATCTTGAACagtccctcctcttccttctgtcccATGAAAGGAGATTGTCCCCATGGCTCCTGACTCAGCGCAACTTTCTTATTTCTACAACTGACCAGCCCCTGGTTCCTTGCCAGGAATACATCTAAACCTACACTCCTGGCCAGCCCATCTGTCTGAGCCCTAGTCCCAAATTCCCTGGTGCCTGCAGGACCTCTCCCTGGATTTCCCACGGCCACCGCGTGTTTCCCAGGGAAGAGGTCCCCCTCACCTCGCTTGtagaagggggagtgggaaggggagaagtgATCCAGGCCACAGCCATGTCCTCCCTCTGGGCTCCGCACATGTCTCCTCTGCTGCCTGAGTTCTGCTGACCGTAAGTTTCTGCTTTTCCGCAACTTCAGCTTGTTGGGGACCGCTGAGGCTCCAGCTCTTTCGGGACCGCTGAGGCTCCAGCTCTTTCATGGTCTCTTTCTATGCTTCCTTCAAGTGTCAGCTTTCTACATGCCTGGTCCTCTGGGTCTTTACAGGACGGAGACTCGGATGGACCCATTGGTCTTGAAATAGACCAGGCTCCCTCACAGCAGCCAGTGGATGAGTTTTCACGGGTCAGGAGCCTCCTGCTTGTCCAACCAGCTGTGCCTTAAGGACGGCACTGGTGTTACTGGTCAGGTATTACTAAACATGAACACCCAGGATAGTTCTTCATGGGATTGggggggttagggttagtgtggtTGACGGGAGTGCTTTCTTCTCCCCTTGCTGTGATTTATCCCCTTATAGACGAGATCCTGGAAAgaatttgcttgtttttttcttcacttcctcACCTTTCTGTCACACATCTTTtctctctcacctttttttttctcaaataccacttttgtatttttttttttaaatctcaagcCTATAGAAAGGTTGAACGAAGGTACAGTGAACACACAGACCCCTTATGTGGACTGGGATTCTCAACCTTGGTGCCATAACATTTGGGGCTGGAGAATCTGCTGTTGGGGGAGCCTGTCCAGAGCACTGTGAGGACTTCGGCAGCTTTCCTGACCTCTACTAACAGATGCTGGGGGCACCCCCTTGACTGGGGCAACCGAAAGTATCTCCAACATCACCAAATGTCCTTTAGGAGGTAAAATAGCCCCCCAGGGAGATCCACTGACCTAGATTCAGGAAACTTTTATGATATTTGCACGTGCAAACacagtgtatatatacatgtatccagatgaaaacacacatatatacatatatattttctatatacatGTAATCATAGtgagcaaatgtggcaaaatgttaatCTGTGGCTCTCTAGCATATTATACAAGTATagatattatatatgcatatatgtgtattttacatataGAGTACAAATGTGGCaacatgttaaaatatatattttatacacacacacacgcatgcaaacttttttcctgaaatatttcaAAGTAAGTTGCATACATCACTACCCCTCCCCCTAAACACTTTAGCTCCTGAGGAAAAGATCATTCTGGCATATAACCACAATAAGATTATCGtggccaaggggcacctgggtggctcagtgggttaaagcctctgccttcggctcaggtcatgatcccagggtcctgggatcaagtcccacatcaggctctctgctcggcagggagcctgcttcctcctctctttctgcctgcctctgcctgcttgtgatctctgtctgtcaaataaataaatcttaaaaaaaaaaaagattatcatgGCCAAAAAATTCACATCAATACAGCATTATTTTAAAGcctatattcattttttcctcaaTTTCCCAGTAATGTTCTTTGTGGATTTTTGGTCCTCAGTGATAACACAGCAGTCACTCTATCGAAGGGGAAACAGACACAGGCTGCCCTCCGTTATGAGGGGACCCATGCATCAGCCTCCTTCGCTGGGTATAAACTGTGCCCCAGCTGATCAGATTAGTACTTCCTCTATTCCAGTGCTGACTAGCCTTTCTGCTCATCATTTAACAAACTCAAGAGAAGAAATACACTTCCAGATGATCTCCTTAGCCTTTATTTAAATGTCTGCCACCTGGCACGGCTCCCTGGATGACGTCATCCATGCTGGGGACAAGATCAGAAACAGCTCTGCAAATCCCACCTCCCCAGCGTTCCAGTAAGCATGAGCGCTCAGATACCAGCTCTGGAACCAAGCACGGCGGAGAAGGGCAGGAGACCTCCTACAAGCTCAAAGACTCAACAAGCATTTTGGCACCGGGTTAGGCCACAGTAACGGAGCTCCTCCCCAGGCGTGGTCCAGCAGCTGCACCTGGCGGGGGCTGTGAGCAGGAAGGCCacttccccacctccacccttcTGCTCTTTGACCGCCCCACCCTCCGCCCCAGCCACCCTGCAGCATGCAAGTTTGAGAAGGGCTGAACTGGAGTTAGTGTTCCCAAACAGAAACCACTTGCATTGGTCCCAGCAGTGTCTAGCAGAGTGGCGGGGTGTTCCCTTCCCAAAGCCTGTCCACAGAGAACGGAGCGGCCCCCCCTCCAGGTTAAGAGCAGCACCAACCTTTACCTGAGCGAGCCAGGGCCCCTCTGGCAACTAGTCAGGGTCTCAGAGTCCACACAGATGGGACAGCTACAGGAATGTCATTTCCAACAAACTTACGTGTGGTGCGAGCGCCCCACTTCTCCAGTACAAGGATTTGTGTGATTGCTTTTTCTCCTCTGATGCTTATGAGATCCTGAGTCTTCCGTTGCAGCCTTTCTTAGCGCGCTCCGTGAGCCTTTGAGGTCCTCATGAAACAAGCCGTGGCATCATTAGAAGTAATTCAGGCAAGCTGGTCATCCCCGGTCAGGGCATGCGTTAGAGAAACCAGCTTCGGACTCCCAGCTGAGACTGGAGACCACGGTGCAGGTGTCCGTGCTGGGAACGTGGTGCGGTATGCCaggaacacagagcagaaaaGGTGTTCTGTATGCTAAGTGATTCAGAGATGGTGTTTATACTTCAAAATGTCTTTGCTTCCAAGTTTCACATTTGGGGCTTTTAGGCCTTTTGGACTGCAGAGCAAGAACTGCAGTTTCATCTCTTATGTGTCTCCCACAGACTGGGGAGATCATGGAAGAGCAGCAGAATGCCCACAGCAAGTTTCTAGCACCAGGTCCATAACTCAGGCTCAGCCACGTTTAAAAGGAAGCCTGCCGAAGGTGGAAGGAAGATGTAAGCGTGGAGGAAAAGTGTGGAGGAGAGTCCAGTGAAATGGAAAGAGGGGAGAGATGTATGCCGATTTGCTCCCTTTCCCCGCAACGGGGCATGGTCCCCTGTCAGCTCCTTTGAGTCATCTGTTTATACACCCTACCCAGGTCGGAGCAGGACTGACGATCGTGCCCACTGGCATCCCTGGCTCATTAAAATCAGCCAAGAGTCAGACTGCTgagaagaaaattctagaaacaaagtagtcattatttttccagaaagagatggggaaagcAAATAGTGCCCAAGAGAAGGTTCAGAAGCAAATCCTGTGCTTTttgccatgtctttttttttctcccccaagtaggctccacgcccagcatggagcccatggagcccagggcagggacttgaactcatcaccctgagatcaaggcttgAGCCAAAATGGAGAGTCcagcactcaaccaactgagctacccaggtgccctaggcaTGCCTTTTCTATATAACAAACCCATTgaggcaaaataaaatacatgcagGCTAGAACTGCCTTTTGAGAACAAAGTTTATTCTGACCcagaattataataatttttaaagtcctTTCAATTCCACCATGCTCAGTAGGAATTACTCAGACTTTTTTCCTTGACTTCTGAAAAAGCAAACTGGCTAACTCTAGCTGAATTTAGCTGGGaagtaaaatgcatttctttaacACTAACTACCACAGAAAAGCACACTTAGCTTGCACGTCAAACTGTCTTCAGTAAAGTCTATTTTGCTTGTAGTAGTTGTGTTATCCTGATTTCTTGTCCCCAAGTTCTGCTCTCTGTGAAATGCTATTAAgtcttgtttttccctttctttgattTGGGAGCACCTGGCCAGCGGAAGCCTCGCAGCTGCAGGCAGTGGGCAACGTTGTGGGCGATGTAGTAGAGGTTCAGCATGGCGGCTGGGCTGAGGATGTCCACTTCcggtttcttctgtttcttcccgTGAGACTTGCCTCGGCCTTTTCCCCGTTTCCCTTTACCTGGCTTTCAAAGACAAGTACATACATGGCATAAGTTAGTTTTTAATAACCCTGAAATAATCTC
This genomic interval carries:
- the SMKR1 gene encoding small lysine-rich protein 1 isoform X3, whose protein sequence is MPGKGKRGKGRGKSHGKKQKKPEVDILSPAAMLNLYYIAHNVAHCLQLRGFRWPGAPKSKKGKNKT
- the SMKR1 gene encoding small lysine-rich protein 1 isoform X2, whose product is MPHSPARLRSYHGKGKRGKGRGKSHGKKQKKPEVDILSPAAMLNLYYIAHNVAHCLQLRGFRWPGAPKSKKGKNKT
- the SMKR1 gene encoding small lysine-rich protein 1 isoform X1 codes for the protein MRRTGLSLSLFQDREPMPHSPARLRSYHGKGKRGKGRGKSHGKKQKKPEVDILSPAAMLNLYYIAHNVAHCLQLRGFRWPGAPKSKKGKNKT